From the genome of Nitrospirota bacterium, one region includes:
- a CDS encoding tetratricopeptide repeat protein — MNITQKGKYIIAVTIALATVLVYLPSLRNGFVGVWDDNINIVENLHIRSLDATFFRWAFLDFHGSNWLPLTWISLAVDYAFWGLNPLGYHLTNIILHVLNTLVVVFLVVKLLQAARERTTKPEFLAFLSDRVILFIGGVTGLLFGIHPVHVESVAWAAERKDVLCALFFLLSIIWYANYVSYKTYKTYMLTLGLFVLALMSKPMAVSLPVVLLILDWYPLNRIPSWKTIWSLVVEKLPFFLMSLVSSMITILAQRSGDSIASLDVVPVSSRLLVAARSLIAYLGKMLLPLNLVPFYPYPRQVVLFSFEYLAVLVLMLGITACALVAAKRHPVLLAAWGYYVVTLIPVLGIVQVGNQSMADRYLYLPSIGPFLVGGIGIAWMAKKVTTAYRRETMRLLVYSLLALCLFFPLSLITIKQMGKWKNSFALWDYTIATGIESAVAYNNRGLSLKEMDQRGNAIADFERAIALDPQNYFAYNNLGVVYGKDGQYPRSIEYFLKAIAINPQHADSYCNLGLSYFNMKQEDKALENYNKAIELKQDFDAAILNRGNLYFIIGNRARALQDYRKACMLGNSRACEVLTIANGE, encoded by the coding sequence GTGAATATAACCCAAAAAGGTAAATATATTATTGCAGTCACTATCGCCCTCGCGACAGTGCTGGTATATCTGCCTTCTCTGCGCAATGGTTTTGTTGGTGTGTGGGACGACAATATCAATATCGTCGAGAATCTGCATATCCGATCGCTTGATGCAACTTTTTTTCGATGGGCATTCCTTGATTTTCATGGGAGCAACTGGCTCCCGCTCACCTGGATCTCGCTTGCCGTGGACTATGCGTTCTGGGGTCTGAATCCCCTGGGATACCACTTGACGAACATCATTCTTCATGTACTCAACACTCTGGTAGTGGTTTTCCTCGTCGTAAAACTGCTTCAGGCAGCACGAGAGCGAACGACGAAACCCGAGTTCTTAGCCTTCCTGAGCGATCGGGTGATCCTGTTTATCGGAGGAGTGACCGGATTATTATTCGGGATCCATCCTGTTCACGTGGAGTCCGTGGCCTGGGCGGCCGAGCGGAAGGATGTTCTCTGCGCGCTGTTCTTCCTGCTGAGCATCATCTGGTATGCGAACTATGTGTCCTATAAGACGTATAAGACCTATATGCTCACTCTTGGACTGTTCGTCCTTGCGCTGATGAGCAAGCCCATGGCGGTGAGTCTTCCCGTGGTGCTTCTCATCCTGGACTGGTATCCCTTGAACAGGATACCGTCCTGGAAAACCATCTGGTCCCTGGTGGTTGAGAAACTACCCTTCTTCCTCATGAGCCTCGTTTCATCCATGATCACCATCCTGGCCCAGCGGTCGGGAGACTCCATTGCATCGCTGGATGTTGTGCCTGTATCGTCCCGCTTGCTGGTAGCGGCCCGGTCCCTCATCGCATATCTTGGGAAGATGCTGCTGCCGTTGAACCTGGTCCCTTTTTATCCCTATCCCAGGCAGGTGGTCTTGTTCTCATTCGAGTACCTGGCGGTTCTTGTCCTGATGCTCGGTATTACTGCATGCGCGCTCGTTGCTGCGAAAAGACATCCGGTGTTGCTTGCAGCCTGGGGATACTATGTGGTAACGCTCATACCTGTCCTTGGCATTGTCCAGGTTGGGAATCAATCCATGGCGGACCGGTACCTCTATTTGCCGAGCATCGGGCCTTTCCTTGTCGGAGGGATCGGCATAGCATGGATGGCGAAAAAGGTGACTACCGCGTACAGGAGAGAGACAATGCGACTGCTGGTGTACTCCCTCCTTGCCCTTTGTCTGTTTTTTCCGTTGTCACTTATTACCATCAAACAGATGGGCAAGTGGAAAAATAGTTTTGCGCTGTGGGATTATACAATCGCAACGGGCATCGAGAGTGCTGTGGCTTATAATAACCGGGGGCTCTCGTTAAAGGAAATGGATCAGCGGGGCAACGCAATCGCGGATTTCGAACGCGCAATCGCCTTGGATCCACAGAATTATTTTGCCTATAATAATCTGGGTGTGGTTTATGGCAAAGACGGGCAGTATCCGCGCTCGATCGAATATTTTCTGAAGGCAATTGCGATAAATCCACAACATGCTGACTCATACTGCAATCTTGGATTATCTTATTTTAATATGAAGCAAGAGGACAAGGCGCTGGAAAATTATAACAAGGCAATTGAACTGAAGCAGGATTTTGATGCGGCCATTCTGAATCGCGGCAATTTATATTTTATTATCGGCAATCGAGCACGTGCCCTGCAGGATTACCGGAAGGCCTGTATGCTCGGGAATAGCAGGGCATGCGAGGTATTGACTATTGCCAATGGGGAGTAA
- a CDS encoding tetratricopeptide repeat protein yields MRSRKSKYYLALFVALATFIIYLPALRNEFVYWDDNLYVFENANIRSLDAAFFRWAFLGFHISNWHPLTWISHAADYAIWGLNPLGHHLTSIILHTINTALVVLLALKLLEFVRKRPAHNGSASFLNDRTILIAAGTTGLLFGIHPVHVESVAWVAERKDLLCALFFLLSVIGYVEYAGSRQSVVGSQPSEGGAKDETGGKNFLTNRQYLLSLGFFILALMSKPMAVSLPLVLLIFDWYPLGRIGSGKTFRVAFVEKLPFIVLSLVSSLLTILAQRTGEAIISVVQIPISVRSVVAAKSLVAYLGKMLLPINLIPYYPYSYTNDVSLFLVENLLAIGLVAGITLACAVLAKKQKVLMSAWGYYIVTLIPVLGIVQVGEQSMADRYTYLPGLGPFLIAGLCAAWIAERFFVKRQNARFKIVLGLASSFALVFLLYSTFAQIHIWQDSITLWSYVIEKTPGKVSLAYSQRGSVFGKIGLTDRAIADLEMAIALNPNNYDAYMNLGVAYEKRGQFDKATENVEKAITVKPSSHEAYLYRGVLYEEAGQLEKAMEAYTKAISLDPTDFETYNNRGVVFGKMGRFERAIADYGEAIGLNPLHISAHSNRGVAYTLTGQYDRALEDFNRAVFLSPSDPLMYFNRGTFYRKTGKNELASADFQNACNLGDERACGALHKLTQGLH; encoded by the coding sequence GTGCGATCCAGGAAATCTAAATACTATCTTGCGCTATTCGTTGCCTTGGCAACATTCATTATCTACCTTCCTGCCCTTCGGAACGAGTTCGTGTACTGGGATGATAACCTCTATGTTTTTGAGAACGCAAATATCCGATCGCTTGATGCCGCTTTTTTCCGATGGGCATTCCTTGGTTTCCACATAAGCAACTGGCATCCTCTCACCTGGATATCCCATGCCGCGGACTACGCCATCTGGGGGCTGAATCCCCTGGGGCATCATTTGACGAGCATCATCCTGCACACAATCAACACCGCGCTCGTTGTTTTGCTGGCCCTGAAACTGCTTGAGTTCGTGAGGAAGAGGCCTGCACACAATGGGTCTGCCTCGTTCTTGAATGACCGGACAATCCTGATCGCGGCGGGAACAACGGGTCTGCTGTTCGGCATCCATCCCGTGCATGTGGAATCCGTGGCCTGGGTCGCGGAGCGGAAGGACCTGCTGTGCGCCCTGTTCTTTCTGCTGAGCGTCATCGGGTATGTGGAATATGCAGGAAGTCGGCAGTCGGTAGTCGGCAGTCAGCCGTCGGAAGGCGGGGCAAAAGATGAAACCGGCGGGAAGAATTTCTTGACCAACAGGCAGTATCTTCTGAGCCTCGGGTTTTTTATCCTTGCGCTGATGAGCAAGCCCATGGCGGTCAGCCTTCCGCTGGTTCTGTTGATTTTTGATTGGTATCCGCTGGGCAGGATAGGCTCCGGGAAGACGTTCCGGGTCGCCTTTGTCGAGAAACTCCCCTTTATCGTCCTGAGTCTTGTTTCATCGCTTCTGACCATTCTGGCACAGAGGACAGGAGAAGCGATTATATCGGTAGTACAGATACCAATTTCAGTACGATCGGTTGTCGCGGCAAAGTCGCTTGTCGCGTATCTTGGGAAGATGCTGCTGCCGATAAATCTAATTCCCTACTATCCCTATTCCTATACCAATGACGTATCGCTGTTCTTAGTCGAGAACCTGCTGGCGATTGGACTCGTGGCCGGGATCACGTTGGCCTGTGCGGTCCTGGCGAAAAAACAAAAGGTTTTGATGTCCGCCTGGGGATATTATATAGTAACGCTCATTCCCGTCCTGGGCATTGTCCAGGTCGGAGAACAGTCCATGGCCGACCGGTATACCTATCTGCCCGGCTTGGGGCCTTTCCTTATCGCGGGACTCTGTGCCGCCTGGATCGCGGAACGATTTTTTGTGAAACGACAGAATGCGCGCTTTAAAATTGTCCTCGGCCTTGCGTCCTCGTTTGCCCTTGTTTTTCTATTGTATTCAACCTTCGCACAGATACATATATGGCAAGACAGCATTACTTTGTGGAGCTATGTGATTGAAAAAACGCCGGGCAAAGTTTCCCTGGCGTATTCACAACGAGGAAGTGTTTTTGGAAAAATAGGACTGACCGATAGGGCTATTGCGGACCTGGAAATGGCCATTGCCTTGAATCCGAATAATTATGACGCTTATATGAACCTGGGTGTTGCTTACGAAAAACGGGGTCAGTTCGACAAGGCAACTGAAAACGTTGAAAAGGCTATTACCGTGAAACCCTCTTCTCACGAAGCCTATCTTTATCGAGGCGTCCTGTATGAGGAAGCGGGTCAGCTTGAAAAGGCCATGGAGGCCTATACGAAAGCTATCTCGTTGGATCCAACTGATTTCGAAACTTACAATAATCGCGGCGTGGTTTTTGGCAAGATGGGGCGATTTGAGAGGGCGATCGCGGACTATGGTGAAGCGATCGGACTCAATCCCCTTCACATTAGCGCTCATTCGAACCGCGGCGTAGCTTATACCCTTACCGGCCAATATGACAGGGCGCTGGAAGATTTCAACAGGGCGGTCTTCCTAAGTCCGAGTGATCCCCTAATGTACTTTAACCGTGGAACGTTCTATCGAAAAACCGGCAAGAACGAGCTTGCTTCTGCGGATTTCCAGAATGCCTGTAATCTCGGGGATGAGAGAGCATGCGGCGCTCTGCATAAGTTGACGCAGGGATTGCATTAG
- a CDS encoding tetratricopeptide repeat protein, translated as MQKTNNVKYACYLAASVAFLTFLVYLPALRNEFVNWDDGPYVFANLQIRSFDGNFFKWAFLEFHIMNWHPLTWISHALDYALWGLNPMGHHLTNIILHTVNTALVVVLATKLVEARTNGLNGLNGLNKGALIAAGVAGLLFGLHPVHVESVAWVAERKDLLCALFFLLSVIWYANYVSYKTYRTYMLTLGFFALALMSKPMAITLPAVLLILDWYPYNRIRSLKTFRAASVEKLPFLALSLISSVLTVFAQRSGGALELMEIVPLSTRLLVSMHSLIAYLGKMLWPLELIPFYPYPRTVSFLSPEYFGVVALVIGITIICVVKAKKKQHLWLSVWSYYCVTLAPVLGIIQVGGQAMADRYTYLPSVGPFLLVGLGAAWVWEKSEISWKRGLIATTAFMVFLSLSFMTFQQIGRWKNDVDLWNYVIEREGHDVLFAYFKRGQAFALRGQYEKAIEDYNTVIALNVEEYSKAYIERGLTYLKAGQVDLAVADLKKACSLGDNFGCKALRFIGKQGRNLSCREHLHGILNRQIVRAVKWMST; from the coding sequence GTGCAAAAAACGAATAATGTTAAATACGCATGCTATCTCGCGGCTTCTGTCGCCTTTTTAACGTTTCTCGTCTATCTTCCGGCCCTTCGGAATGAGTTCGTTAACTGGGATGACGGACCTTATGTTTTTGCTAATCTTCAGATTCGTTCATTTGACGGAAATTTTTTCAAGTGGGCTTTTCTTGAATTCCATATAATGAACTGGCATCCCCTGACATGGATATCCCATGCCCTCGATTACGCTCTCTGGGGCCTGAATCCGATGGGACACCACCTGACGAATATCATTCTGCACACAGTCAACACCGCCCTGGTTGTTGTGCTTGCCACTAAGTTAGTGGAAGCTCGCACAAACGGTTTGAACGGCTTAAACGGTTTAAACAAAGGAGCGTTGATTGCAGCGGGGGTCGCGGGCTTGTTGTTCGGTCTCCATCCCGTGCATGTGGAGTCGGTGGCCTGGGTCGCTGAACGGAAAGACCTTCTCTGCGCCCTGTTCTTTCTGTTGAGCGTCATCTGGTATGCGAACTATGTGTCCTATAAGACGTATAGGACCTATATGCTCACTCTCGGGTTTTTTGCCCTTGCTCTGATGAGCAAACCCATGGCAATCACCCTTCCCGCGGTCCTGCTCATCCTCGACTGGTATCCCTATAACCGGATCCGATCTCTCAAGACCTTCCGGGCCGCGAGTGTCGAGAAACTCCCTTTTTTGGCATTGAGTCTGATTTCCTCGGTACTGACGGTCTTTGCGCAGAGATCAGGAGGGGCGTTGGAGCTCATGGAGATAGTACCGCTCTCAACACGCCTGCTCGTGTCAATGCATTCGCTCATCGCGTATCTCGGAAAGATGCTGTGGCCTTTGGAATTAATACCTTTTTATCCCTATCCACGGACAGTCTCGTTTCTGTCGCCTGAGTACTTCGGGGTCGTTGCTCTCGTGATCGGCATAACGATAATCTGTGTGGTAAAAGCGAAAAAAAAGCAACACCTGTGGTTGTCTGTCTGGTCCTATTATTGCGTTACGCTGGCGCCTGTGCTCGGCATTATCCAGGTGGGAGGTCAGGCAATGGCGGACAGATACACCTATCTGCCCAGCGTGGGGCCATTCCTTCTCGTGGGTCTGGGTGCGGCATGGGTATGGGAAAAGAGTGAGATATCGTGGAAGCGGGGACTGATCGCAACTACTGCTTTTATGGTGTTTCTGTCCCTGTCCTTTATGACGTTCCAGCAAATAGGCCGGTGGAAAAACGATGTTGATCTCTGGAACTATGTTATTGAACGGGAAGGCCACGACGTTCTTTTTGCTTATTTCAAGCGCGGCCAGGCGTTTGCACTGAGAGGGCAGTATGAAAAAGCGATCGAGGACTATAATACGGTGATAGCATTGAACGTTGAGGAATACAGCAAAGCGTACATCGAGCGCGGACTTACCTATCTTAAGGCGGGACAAGTAGACCTCGCCGTTGCTGACTTAAAGAAAGCGTGTTCATTGGGAGACAATTTCGGTTGTAAAGCATTGCGCTTTATCGGGAAGCAGGGGCGTAATTTGTCGTGTCGTGAGCATCTCCATGGTATTTTGAACAGGCAAATAGTGCGTGCAGTAAAATGGATGTCGACTTGA
- a CDS encoding tetratricopeptide repeat protein, giving the protein MDSKERVRLAVAGKGRLQSCWIAVGLIALTVVTYIHAGRLDFVNFDDGRYVYLNDHVKAGLTWNSIVWAFKAFVLGLWHPLTLLSYMLDVQLFGVNPHALHLVNVAIHTFNTLLLFLLLKSATGRPLRSAMVAALFAVHPLHVESVAWIAERKDVLSTFFWLLALNAWVRYARFPSTRQYIVVAMIFVLGLMSKPMVMTLPVTLLLMDFWPLCRVNPAGLSMTSLRTILLEKVPLLFLSIASVLITLLSQDRSGAVGNLQVISISERIGNAVLAAGLYLMKMIWPVDLSVLYPHPALTPQGMPWAAVSASAILLMFITALVIWQWRPRPYLAIGWAWYLVTVLPVIGLVQVGLQGMADRYTYVPLIGPFFALVWLVADLLSQQIPRIWIAGVSVILLLGMSFVSFRQVGVWQNSFTLFEHALAITPDNAPALRNLGTAWQDAQRPDKAIPLLEESVRLLPLEAHTWMNLGISYMTVGRVEEAQASFEKAARMRPNDGYILYNLALAFAMQQRWEEAQKTKERLASVSPELAIKLEALLNRVQNDR; this is encoded by the coding sequence ATGGATAGCAAGGAGCGAGTACGGCTCGCAGTCGCTGGTAAAGGCAGACTGCAGTCCTGTTGGATTGCAGTTGGCTTGATAGCCTTAACAGTTGTGACCTATATACACGCGGGACGGCTGGATTTTGTCAATTTTGATGACGGGCGATACGTCTACCTGAACGACCATGTAAAAGCCGGCCTTACCTGGAACAGTATCGTTTGGGCATTCAAGGCTTTCGTATTAGGGTTATGGCACCCTCTCACCTTGCTCTCCTACATGCTCGACGTACAACTCTTTGGTGTAAACCCGCATGCGCTTCACCTGGTAAACGTCGCCATCCATACCTTCAACACGTTATTGCTTTTCCTGTTGCTGAAATCCGCAACAGGTCGACCGCTTCGCAGTGCAATGGTAGCCGCACTCTTCGCTGTGCATCCTCTCCATGTCGAGTCAGTGGCATGGATTGCAGAGCGTAAAGATGTACTCAGTACGTTTTTTTGGCTTCTTGCTTTGAACGCCTGGGTGCGCTATGCGCGGTTTCCAAGCACAAGGCAATATATTGTTGTTGCCATGATCTTTGTTCTTGGACTGATGTCTAAGCCAATGGTTATGACACTGCCGGTGACCTTGCTCCTGATGGACTTCTGGCCGCTCTGTCGTGTTAATCCAGCAGGATTATCCATGACATCGCTTCGAACGATCTTATTGGAAAAAGTACCGTTGTTGTTTTTATCGATTGCATCGGTTTTGATCACGTTGTTGTCTCAGGACAGAAGCGGGGCTGTCGGAAATTTACAGGTTATATCCATAAGTGAGCGCATTGGCAACGCTGTGTTAGCCGCAGGGCTCTATTTAATGAAGATGATATGGCCCGTGGATCTCTCTGTACTGTATCCTCATCCTGCCCTAACGCCACAGGGAATGCCTTGGGCTGCCGTATCTGCATCCGCAATACTCCTCATGTTCATAACCGCTCTCGTTATATGGCAATGGCGGCCGCGGCCATACCTGGCAATTGGCTGGGCCTGGTATCTGGTAACGGTTTTGCCGGTTATAGGTTTGGTTCAGGTAGGGTTACAAGGAATGGCTGACCGGTACACGTATGTGCCCCTCATAGGTCCATTTTTCGCATTGGTCTGGTTGGTTGCTGACCTTCTATCTCAACAAATCCCGAGAATCTGGATTGCAGGAGTATCAGTGATTCTGCTGTTGGGAATGTCGTTCGTCAGTTTCCGGCAGGTAGGCGTCTGGCAAAACAGCTTTACGCTCTTCGAGCATGCGCTTGCCATAACGCCTGACAATGCCCCCGCTTTACGCAACCTGGGTACGGCCTGGCAGGATGCACAACGACCTGACAAGGCCATACCCTTGCTGGAAGAGTCTGTTCGACTGCTCCCGTTAGAAGCACATACCTGGATGAATTTGGGCATCAGCTATATGACCGTCGGACGTGTGGAAGAAGCGCAGGCGTCTTTCGAAAAAGCCGCGCGTATGAGGCCTAATGACGGCTATATTTTGTATAATTTGGCACTAGCGTTCGCTATGCAGCAACGGTGGGAGGAAGCACAAAAGACTAAAGAACGACTTGCATCAGTCAGTCCCGAGCTCGCAATCAAGCTTGAGGCACTGCTTAACCGTGTTCAGAATGACAGGTGA
- a CDS encoding tetratricopeptide repeat protein yields the protein MKKSVTVKYKYLLSVSVALLTFIVYLPALSNEFVYWDDNRYIFENPNIRSLDAVFFRWAFLDFHISNWHPLTWISHAIDYALWGLNPLGHHLTNIVLHAINTALVVVLALKLLDVIRERSAQNGAASFLNDWTILIAAGTTGLLFGIHPVHVESVAWVSERKDLLCALFFLLSVIAYVKYARDQGLGVRGQGAEGGNSKASLKKVFTNRHFLLSLGFFILALMSKPMAVTLPVVLLILDWHPFGRIWSLRTAWPSIVEKLPFIILSIVSSIITIAAQSAGKAFQTLDFVPLSERALVAAKALVAYLGKMLLPLNLVPFYPYPREVSLFSFEYLSAIGLVIGVTAACVVLARKRKLWLTAWGYYVVTLIPVLGIVQVGGQSMADRYAYLPSLGLFLIAGLGAGWIAAIVSTGEKQRWIIKGLSVSVALLLAASLSYLTVRQIIVWRDSSSLWTFVIEKGSEKIPMAYVNRGAAFQKSGLLDKAVADYETAIDLDPTDDKAYISLGAVFEQMGRFDRAQEAVEKAIALNPSSHEAFRNRGVLLEKMGRLDEAIADYTRAIALQPSYFEAYNNRGLTYAKTGRLEEAIADYSDSIAINPRHFNAYLNRGVAFTLIGQYDRALEDFNRAILLGQDDAVAYYNRGMLYRRIGNNELALSDVRKACDFGNERACGALHQLMQGMNPQ from the coding sequence GTGAAAAAATCGGTTACCGTTAAATACAAATACTTGCTATCGGTTTCTGTCGCCCTTTTAACATTCATTGTCTATCTCCCCGCCCTTAGCAATGAGTTCGTGTACTGGGACGACAACCGCTATATTTTCGAGAACCCGAATATCCGGTCACTTGATGCTGTGTTCTTTCGATGGGCCTTCCTTGACTTCCACATAAGCAACTGGCATCCCCTCACCTGGATATCCCACGCCATTGACTACGCCCTCTGGGGGCTGAATCCCCTGGGGCATCATTTGACGAATATCGTTCTTCACGCAATCAACACCGCCCTGGTTGTTGTGCTGGCTCTGAAGCTGCTCGATGTTATAAGAGAGCGATCAGCACAGAATGGTGCCGCCTCGTTCCTGAACGATTGGACGATCCTGATCGCCGCGGGAACAACGGGTCTGTTGTTCGGCATCCATCCCGTACATGTGGAGTCCGTGGCCTGGGTATCGGAGCGGAAAGACCTGCTATGCGCCCTGTTCTTTCTGCTGAGCGTCATAGCATATGTGAAATATGCCAGAGATCAGGGGTTAGGGGTCAGGGGTCAGGGGGCAGAAGGCGGAAACTCTAAGGCGAGTCTAAAGAAGGTATTCACCAACAGGCATTTTCTGCTTAGCCTTGGGTTTTTTATCCTTGCGCTTATGAGCAAGCCCATGGCGGTGACCCTTCCCGTGGTGCTGCTGATTCTGGACTGGCATCCTTTCGGCAGGATATGGTCCCTGAGAACAGCATGGCCATCGATTGTCGAGAAGCTCCCCTTTATCATCTTGAGTATTGTTTCATCGATAATCACCATTGCAGCGCAGAGCGCCGGCAAGGCTTTCCAAACGCTGGACTTTGTACCATTGTCCGAACGAGCGTTGGTCGCGGCAAAAGCACTTGTTGCGTACCTTGGGAAGATGCTGCTGCCGCTGAACCTGGTTCCCTTTTATCCCTATCCCCGGGAGGTGTCGCTGTTCTCCTTCGAATATCTTTCAGCGATCGGACTTGTGATCGGGGTGACTGCAGCATGCGTGGTCCTGGCGAGGAAACGGAAGTTGTGGCTCACGGCCTGGGGATACTACGTTGTTACGCTCATTCCCGTGCTCGGCATTGTCCAGGTCGGGGGACAATCCATGGCTGACCGCTATGCCTATCTGCCCAGCCTGGGATTGTTCCTGATCGCGGGTCTCGGTGCGGGGTGGATTGCGGCAATAGTTTCCACAGGGGAAAAACAGAGATGGATCATCAAGGGATTGAGCGTCTCCGTTGCCCTGCTCCTCGCTGCTTCCCTGTCCTATCTGACCGTCAGGCAAATAATTGTATGGCGGGACAGTTCCAGCCTATGGACGTTCGTGATCGAGAAGGGAAGCGAAAAGATCCCCATGGCGTATGTGAATCGAGGCGCCGCTTTTCAAAAGTCAGGGCTGCTTGACAAAGCCGTTGCGGATTATGAAACAGCCATTGACCTGGACCCAACGGACGATAAAGCGTACATTTCTCTTGGGGCGGTCTTTGAACAAATGGGCCGATTCGACAGGGCACAGGAGGCCGTTGAGAAAGCCATTGCCTTGAACCCGTCTTCTCACGAAGCGTTTCGAAATCGAGGCGTTCTCCTTGAGAAGATGGGCCGGCTCGATGAGGCCATTGCGGATTATACCAGGGCAATCGCCTTGCAGCCGTCTTATTTTGAAGCGTATAATAATCGCGGATTGACCTACGCAAAGACAGGACGGCTTGAGGAGGCCATTGCGGATTACAGCGATTCGATCGCGATCAATCCGCGTCATTTTAACGCCTACCTGAACCGCGGCGTTGCCTTTACCCTTATTGGGCAGTATGACAGGGCATTGGAAGACTTTAACCGGGCGATTCTCCTGGGGCAGGACGATGCCGTCGCCTATTACAATCGCGGGATGCTCTATCGGAGAATCGGTAATAACGAACTTGCTTTATCGGACGTTCGGAAAGCATGCGATTTCGGGAACGAAAGAGCGTGCGGCGCACTGCATCAGTTGATGCAAGGCATGAATCCCCAATAG
- a CDS encoding tetratricopeptide repeat protein produces MQRPRLGKYYLAASIALITFIVYLPALHNEFVYWDDNLYIFENPNIRSLDAGFFRWAFLEFHVSNWHPLTWISHALDYALWGLNPLGHHLTNIILHAVNTALVVLLALKLLEFVRERSARNGAASFLNNRTILIAAGATGLLFGIHPVHVESVAWVSERKDLLCALFFLMSVISYANYVSYKTYKTYMLTLGFFVLALMSKPMAVSLPVVLLILDWHPFSRIRSLRTAWASIVEKLPFIFLSLLASLLTILAQREGNSMASLEFVPLSTRLLVAGQSLVVYIQKMLLPLNLMPLYIYPKDVSLFSFKYVSTLLLVMGTTAICAVLARKRKSWLSVWGFYVITLIPVLGIIQVGNQPMADRYAYLPSLGPFLLAGAGAAWISEKALREERRGLFIRGVGIIIALLLVFSLSYLTARQTAVWKDSLSLWTYVIEKEPGKIPLAYNNRGMVFYKAGVFDKAIADFDRAIGMDPEYAKAYYNRGSTYDKMGELDKAIADYRKTISLDPYYYEAHYFLDQALEKTGQADKRTR; encoded by the coding sequence GTGCAAAGACCCCGGCTCGGTAAATACTATCTTGCAGCATCGATAGCACTAATAACATTCATTGTCTATCTCCCGGCCCTTCACAATGAGTTCGTGTACTGGGACGACAACCTCTACATCTTCGAGAACCCGAATATCCGGTCGCTCGATGCGGGTTTCTTTCGATGGGCCTTCCTTGAGTTCCACGTAAGCAACTGGCACCCCCTCACCTGGATATCCCATGCCCTTGACTACGCCCTCTGGGGGCTGAATCCCCTGGGGCATCATTTGACGAACATCATCCTTCATGCCGTCAACACCGCCCTTGTCGTACTCCTGGCCCTGAAGCTGCTTGAGTTCGTGAGGGAGCGGTCAGCACGGAATGGTGCCGCCTCGTTCCTGAACAACCGGACGATCCTGATCGCCGCGGGAGCGACGGGTCTGCTGTTCGGCATCCATCCCGTACATGTGGAATCCGTGGCCTGGGTGTCGGAGCGGAAGGACCTGTTGTGCGCCCTGTTCTTCCTGATGAGCGTCATCAGTTATGCGAACTATGTGTCCTATAAGACGTATAAGACCTATATGCTCACTCTTGGGTTCTTTGTCCTTGCGCTGATGAGCAAGCCCATGGCGGTGAGCCTTCCCGTGGTGCTGCTGATCCTGGACTGGCATCCGTTCAGCAGGATCCGGTCTCTAAGAACGGCATGGGCATCCATTGTCGAGAAACTTCCCTTTATTTTTTTGAGTCTGCTTGCCTCCCTGCTCACGATTCTGGCGCAAAGAGAGGGAAATTCCATGGCATCCCTGGAATTTGTGCCATTATCAACCCGCCTGTTGGTAGCAGGCCAGTCCCTCGTTGTGTATATACAGAAGATGCTGCTGCCCCTGAATCTCATGCCTTTGTATATCTATCCAAAGGACGTGTCCCTGTTCTCGTTCAAGTATGTATCAACGCTTCTTCTGGTGATGGGTACTACAGCGATCTGCGCGGTCCTTGCGCGGAAACGGAAAAGCTGGCTGTCCGTCTGGGGCTTCTATGTGATAACGCTCATACCCGTCCTCGGCATCATCCAGGTAGGGAACCAGCCCATGGCGGACCGGTATGCGTATTTGCCCAGCCTTGGCCCCTTCCTGCTTGCGGGCGCAGGCGCGGCATGGATCTCTGAAAAGGCGCTCAGGGAAGAACGACGGGGACTGTTTATCAGGGGAGTCGGCATCATCATTGCCCTTCTTTTGGTTTTTTCCCTGTCCTATCTGACCGCCAGGCAAACTGCCGTATGGAAGGACAGTCTCAGCCTCTGGACATATGTCATCGAGAAGGAGCCCGGAAAGATCCCCCTGGCCTATAATAATCGCGGTATGGTATTCTACAAAGCCGGTGTGTTTGACAAGGCGATTGCGGACTTCGATCGCGCCATTGGCATGGATCCGGAATATGCAAAGGCCTACTATAACCGCGGATCAACGTATGATAAAATGGGCGAGCTTGACAAGGCGATCGCTGACTACAGAAAAACAATTTCACTGGACCCGTATTATTATGAAGCCCATTATTTTCTCGATCAAGCCTTGGAAAAGACCGGTCAGGCTGACAAGCGAACGCGATGA